TGCCATCTATATTGCCTCTATTTGAGCGGTACGTGCTGGGAAGATCTTGTAGCTCCCAGTCCTGGTGCGCTGTGTGATACTTCTTTCCGGGTTTTGGAGAACTCGCCTAGGTAGTGTCCGAGCATTTCTTCGTCGATCTCTACTTCCATGAATCTCTGTCCGTTATATACTTCTACAGTGTTTCCAACCATTTTCGGTACCACGATCATGTCTCTTTCATGTGTCCTTATTCGGTCTTTCTCTTCAAGGTCTTTGAGGATTTTCTTTTCGTTGTCTCTTAGTCCTCTCTGAATTTTTCTTCTTCCTCTTGCATCAAGCAGTTCTGAAAACTGGTTTAGGTTCATCTGCTTGAGTTCATCCATTGTTTTTCCTCTGAATGTGAATTCTTCATCTGACATTATAGTTTCACCTCGAATGGGTGATCTGTGGTTGCTGCTATCATTGCATCT
This portion of the Nanohaloarchaea archaeon SW_7_43_1 genome encodes:
- a CDS encoding 30S ribosomal protein S19 codes for the protein MGRCNDSSNHRSPIRGETIMSDEEFTFRGKTMDELKQMNLNQFSELLDARGRRKIQRGLRDNEKKILKDLEEKDRIRTHERDMIVVPKMVGNTVEVYNGQRFMEVEIDEEMLGHYLGEFSKTRKEVSHSAPGLGATRSSQHVPLK